One part of the Sphingobium yanoikuyae genome encodes these proteins:
- a CDS encoding Hpt domain-containing protein — protein MPEHATELVDWNDFARTRTELGTAFMRILGYFREDGEKAIGTIEQAFRDRDAVSLVRPAHTLKGESAQFGAHRLSAMAEEIEMVARRCVEFRESPDELIETVVALRPCFTETMALLDRDANPLVARRPTFGRRVEPQGFGRAG, from the coding sequence GTGCCCGAACACGCTACCGAACTGGTGGACTGGAACGATTTTGCTCGGACCCGCACGGAGCTGGGTACGGCCTTCATGCGCATTCTGGGCTATTTCCGCGAAGATGGTGAAAAGGCGATCGGCACCATCGAGCAGGCCTTTCGCGACCGCGATGCCGTCTCCCTCGTCCGTCCGGCCCATACGCTGAAGGGCGAATCAGCCCAGTTCGGCGCCCATCGGCTCAGCGCCATGGCCGAGGAGATCGAAATGGTCGCACGCCGCTGCGTCGAGTTTCGCGAGAGCCCGGACGAACTGATCGAGACCGTGGTGGCGCTGCGCCCCTGCTTTACCGAGACCATGGCCTTGCTCGATCGCGACGCCAATCCGCTGGTCGCGCGCCGTCCCACCTTCGGCCGCCGCGTCGAACCACAGGGCTTTGGTCGCGCCGGCTGA
- a CDS encoding ATP-binding protein, whose protein sequence is MTQMPGAHQFSHDTGAAASSAGLHQALGMVFQIAGSSSKILVDPNSLAALAHDPDTCLAMAGQVGSQVKMRVGDRWLIANIRSLMLDRRDGGAIIADIDFLGEGDEEKLTGRIYGFRRGVTRYPTPGTDIYPVSSYDMQQIYAADDRPHVQIGTVYPTMDTRAALYVDSMLGKHFALLGSTGTGKSTSAALILHRICDLSPQGHIVMIDPHGEYGAAFQQNGAVFDVNNLALPYWLMNFEEHCEVFVTSEGAERTQDCDILAKCLLAARMKNRLAESIGRLTVDSPVPYLLSDLTAILQNEMGKLDKGTGSLPYLRLKSKVDEIKGDPRYSFMFSGMLVADSMQAFLAKVFRLPSGGKPISIIDVSSMPSDITSVVVSVLSRLVFDYALWARDEPQRPILLVCEEAHRYIPASTAGGGQAVRRILERIAKEGRKYGVSLGLITQRPSDLAEGVLSQCGTIISMRLNNDRDQAFVKAAMPEGARGFLDSIPALRNREAIICGEGVAVPIRVALDNLEEARRPASGDPSFTQLWRQAGGEDDILTRTITRWRNQGR, encoded by the coding sequence ATGACCCAGATGCCGGGCGCACATCAATTTTCGCACGACACGGGCGCTGCCGCATCGTCTGCCGGCCTGCACCAGGCGCTGGGCATGGTGTTCCAGATAGCCGGGTCGAGTTCGAAGATCCTGGTCGATCCCAACAGCCTCGCGGCGCTGGCCCATGATCCCGACACCTGCCTCGCCATGGCCGGCCAGGTCGGCAGCCAGGTGAAGATGCGGGTCGGCGATCGCTGGCTGATCGCCAATATCCGGTCGCTGATGCTCGACCGGCGCGATGGCGGAGCGATCATCGCCGATATCGATTTTCTGGGCGAAGGCGATGAGGAAAAGCTGACTGGCCGCATCTACGGCTTCCGGCGCGGCGTCACCCGCTATCCCACGCCCGGCACCGACATCTATCCGGTGTCCAGCTATGACATGCAGCAAATCTATGCCGCCGACGACCGGCCGCATGTCCAGATCGGCACGGTCTATCCCACGATGGACACGCGCGCGGCGCTCTATGTCGATTCGATGCTGGGCAAGCATTTTGCGCTGCTCGGCTCCACCGGCACCGGCAAGTCGACCAGCGCGGCGCTGATCCTGCACCGCATCTGCGACCTGTCGCCCCAGGGCCATATCGTCATGATCGACCCGCATGGCGAATATGGCGCGGCCTTCCAGCAGAATGGCGCAGTGTTCGACGTGAACAACCTCGCCCTGCCCTATTGGCTGATGAATTTCGAGGAACATTGCGAGGTGTTCGTCACCTCCGAAGGCGCCGAACGCACCCAGGATTGCGACATCCTCGCCAAATGCCTGCTCGCCGCGCGGATGAAGAACCGCCTGGCCGAAAGCATCGGCCGCCTGACCGTGGATTCGCCCGTCCCCTATCTGCTGTCCGATCTCACCGCGATCCTGCAGAACGAGATGGGCAAGCTCGACAAGGGCACCGGATCGCTCCCCTATCTGCGCCTCAAGTCCAAGGTCGACGAGATCAAGGGCGACCCGCGCTATTCCTTCATGTTCTCCGGCATGCTGGTGGCCGATTCGATGCAAGCCTTCCTCGCGAAGGTCTTCCGCCTGCCTTCGGGCGGCAAGCCGATCTCGATCATCGACGTGTCCTCCATGCCCTCCGACATCACCTCAGTGGTGGTCTCGGTGCTGTCCCGACTGGTGTTCGACTATGCGCTATGGGCACGCGACGAACCGCAACGGCCGATCCTGCTCGTATGCGAGGAAGCCCATCGCTACATTCCCGCCAGCACCGCCGGCGGCGGTCAGGCGGTGCGCCGCATCCTGGAACGGATCGCCAAGGAAGGCCGTAAATATGGCGTGTCACTGGGCCTCATCACCCAGCGTCCGTCGGATCTGGCCGAGGGCGTGCTGTCGCAGTGCGGCACCATCATCTCGATGCGCCTCAACAACGACCGCGACCAGGCCTTCGTGAAGGCGGCCATGCCCGAAGGTGCGCGCGGTTTCCTTGATTCGATTCCTGCCCTGCGCAACCGCGAGGCGATCATCTGCGGCGAAGGTGTCGCCGTGCCGATCCGCGTCGCGCTCGACAATCTGGAAGAAGCGCGGCGCCCGGCTTCCGGCGATCCCAGCTTCACCCAGCTCTGGCGCCAGGCCGGCGGCGAGGACGACATCCTCACCCGCACCATCACCCGCTGGCGCAACCAGGGCCGCTGA
- a CDS encoding outer membrane protein assembly factor BamB family protein, whose protein sequence is MAKHSITKFGPMGRTLTTVALVAMLAGCGVVGGKKGGPKTPVVGNRTSILSNEQGIEVDPTLADVPVTLPESYANDQWSQPGGDPSKAMGHLALGAAPQQAWTASIEGSTPQARLASAPVVSGGKLFVIDAGAHVIAMDANTGQKLWQTSLPAEGNGRALFGGGVSVLGDKLFASTGVGDVVSMNVADGSIGWKVHPGGPLRGAPTLENGHVYVMGQDNQIFALNQSDGATQWTDSGTLQVTGIFGVAAPAAAQGTVIAGYSSGEINAYRYENGRTLWGDALSRTSISTAVASLTDIDADPVIDRGRVFAIGQGGRMASYELTSGQRLWEINIAGISTPWIAGEWVFAVTSDAKLLCVARATGKIRWISQLRRWQKEKKKDKAIRWTGPVLAGGRLILVSTHGDLNYVDPATGTIQQAVDMNKSMSLSPVVANNMLYILADDGKLTALR, encoded by the coding sequence ATGGCTAAGCACAGCATCACGAAATTCGGCCCGATGGGCCGTACTCTGACCACCGTCGCCCTGGTTGCGATGCTGGCGGGCTGCGGCGTGGTCGGCGGCAAGAAGGGCGGCCCTAAGACCCCGGTGGTCGGCAACCGCACCTCGATCCTGTCGAACGAGCAGGGGATCGAAGTCGATCCGACCCTGGCCGACGTGCCCGTCACCCTGCCCGAATCCTACGCCAATGACCAATGGTCGCAGCCGGGCGGCGATCCGTCCAAGGCGATGGGCCATCTGGCGCTGGGCGCAGCGCCGCAGCAGGCCTGGACCGCATCGATCGAAGGCAGCACGCCCCAGGCGCGCCTGGCCTCCGCCCCCGTCGTGTCCGGCGGCAAGCTGTTCGTGATCGACGCCGGCGCCCATGTCATCGCGATGGATGCCAACACCGGCCAGAAGCTGTGGCAGACCAGCCTTCCGGCCGAAGGCAATGGCCGCGCCCTGTTCGGCGGCGGCGTCAGCGTCCTGGGCGACAAGCTGTTCGCCAGCACCGGCGTCGGCGACGTCGTGTCGATGAACGTGGCCGATGGCTCGATCGGGTGGAAGGTCCATCCCGGCGGCCCGCTGCGCGGCGCCCCGACGCTGGAAAATGGCCATGTCTATGTGATGGGCCAGGACAACCAGATCTTCGCTCTCAACCAGAGCGACGGCGCGACCCAGTGGACCGACAGCGGCACGCTGCAGGTGACCGGCATTTTCGGCGTGGCCGCTCCGGCCGCCGCGCAGGGCACGGTGATCGCGGGCTATAGCTCGGGCGAAATCAACGCCTATCGCTATGAAAATGGCCGCACCCTGTGGGGCGATGCGCTCTCGCGCACCAGCATCTCCACCGCCGTTGCCTCGCTGACCGACATCGACGCCGATCCGGTGATCGACCGCGGCCGCGTCTTCGCGATCGGCCAGGGCGGCCGCATGGCCTCCTACGAACTTACCAGCGGCCAGCGCCTGTGGGAAATCAACATCGCCGGCATCTCCACCCCCTGGATCGCAGGTGAGTGGGTGTTTGCCGTCACCAGCGATGCCAAGCTGCTCTGCGTCGCCCGCGCGACCGGCAAGATCCGCTGGATCAGCCAGCTGCGCCGCTGGCAGAAGGAAAAGAAGAAGGACAAGGCGATCCGCTGGACCGGCCCGGTCCTTGCCGGTGGCCGCCTGATTCTGGTATCGACCCATGGCGATCTCAACTATGTCGATCCGGCGACCGGCACCATCCAGCAGGCAGTGGACATGAACAAGTCCATGTCGCTCTCGCCGGTGGTCGCCAACAACATGCTCTACATCCTTGCCGATGACGGCAAGCTGACGGCGCTGCGTTAA
- a CDS encoding LLM class flavin-dependent oxidoreductase yields the protein MTRFSVLDLVPVREGSDVSAALADAADLAAHVEALGYHRLWVAEHHGMPGIASAATAVVLAHIGQATSSIRIGAGGIMLPNHAPLLIAEQFGTLDALFPGRIDLGLGRAPGSDQKVSQAIRRSLSGGADQFPRDVLELQAYFAGDDRLGIQATPGEGANVPLWILGSSLYGAQLAAALGLPYAFASHFAPAALDEALAIYRRDFRPSAQLDRPYAMAGYNIFAADSAAEAELVASSMQQAFVRLRTGQPGKLQPPLAGYYDSLPMQARAMLSDVLSASSIGTQADVERDLAAFIDRTGVDEVIIAAQIFDPAARKRSYEIAMAAAQAIAARELA from the coding sequence ATGACCCGCTTTTCCGTCCTTGATCTCGTTCCTGTCCGCGAAGGCAGCGACGTGTCCGCCGCCCTTGCCGACGCTGCCGATCTGGCTGCCCATGTCGAAGCATTGGGCTATCACCGCCTCTGGGTGGCCGAACATCATGGCATGCCCGGCATCGCGTCGGCCGCCACGGCCGTCGTGCTCGCCCATATCGGTCAGGCGACGTCCTCCATCCGCATCGGCGCGGGCGGCATCATGCTGCCCAACCACGCGCCGCTGCTGATTGCCGAACAGTTCGGCACGCTGGACGCGCTGTTCCCCGGCCGCATCGACCTGGGCCTGGGCCGCGCCCCCGGTTCCGACCAGAAAGTGTCGCAGGCCATCCGCCGCAGCCTCAGCGGCGGGGCCGACCAGTTCCCCCGCGACGTACTCGAACTCCAGGCCTATTTCGCCGGCGACGATCGACTGGGCATTCAGGCCACGCCGGGCGAAGGCGCCAATGTCCCGCTCTGGATTCTCGGCTCCAGCCTCTACGGCGCACAACTGGCGGCCGCGCTCGGCCTGCCCTACGCCTTTGCCTCCCATTTCGCCCCGGCCGCGCTGGACGAGGCGCTGGCCATCTATCGCCGCGACTTCCGCCCCTCGGCCCAGCTTGACCGCCCCTATGCCATGGCCGGCTATAATATCTTCGCCGCCGACAGTGCGGCGGAGGCGGAACTGGTCGCCAGTTCGATGCAGCAGGCCTTCGTGCGGCTGCGCACTGGCCAGCCCGGCAAGCTGCAACCGCCACTGGCGGGCTATTATGACAGCCTGCCGATGCAGGCCCGCGCCATGCTGTCCGATGTCCTGAGCGCCTCCAGCATCGGCACCCAGGCGGATGTCGAGCGCGACCTGGCCGCCTTCATCGACCGCACCGGCGTGGACGAGGTGATCATCGCCGCCCAGATCTTCGATCCGGCGGCGCGCAAGCGCAGCTATGAAATCGCCATGGCAGCGGCGCAGGCGATCGCCGCCCGCGAACTGGCCTGA
- a CDS encoding sulfurtransferase TusA family protein: MPNEAGGPDAAPFHVDARGMKCPWPVLRAARAMRDADHVTIDADDAIAPRELAALAQQHGWQFSALSPQRFALSKVPA, from the coding sequence ATGCCAAATGAGGCGGGCGGCCCCGATGCCGCCCCCTTTCATGTCGACGCCAGGGGCATGAAATGTCCCTGGCCCGTCCTGCGCGCCGCCCGAGCTATGCGTGACGCAGATCATGTGACGATCGATGCCGATGACGCTATCGCCCCGCGCGAGTTGGCGGCCCTGGCGCAGCAGCATGGATGGCAATTTTCCGCCCTTTCCCCGCAGCGTTTCGCACTCAGCAAGGTGCCGGCTTAA
- the der gene encoding ribosome biogenesis GTPase Der, translating to MLPTVAIVGRPNVGKSTLFNRLVGKKLALVDDQPGVTRDRREGEAHLLGLDFTIIDTAGYEDEDPHSLPGRMRMQTQAAVENCDVALFMVDARAGITPLDEEIARWLREGDAPVILVANKAEGKATEAGVMEAFILGLGEPIPFSAEHGQGLADLFQALLPYLEREDGEEHEKEFYEDEESAPLKLAIVGRPNAGKSTLINRLLGENRLLTGPEAGITRDSIAVDWMWTSYEGEERPVRLIDTAGMRKRAKVQDKLEKLAVSDGLNAVNFAEVVVLLLDATRGLEAQDLRIADKVLEEGRALIVALNKWDTVEHGSALYQGIKQALFDGLAQVRGVPIMTVSAATGKGLDDLIKVAFETRTAWSQRISTGVLNRWFEAALEANPPPAPAGKRIKLRYITQNKTRPPTFVLFGTRLDELPESYRRYLVNGIRKELGFGAVPVRLTLRSAKNPYAK from the coding sequence ATGCTGCCCACAGTTGCCATTGTCGGGCGGCCCAATGTGGGCAAGTCCACCCTTTTCAACCGCCTGGTCGGCAAGAAGCTGGCGCTGGTCGATGACCAGCCCGGCGTCACCCGCGACCGGCGCGAGGGCGAGGCTCATCTTCTGGGCCTCGACTTCACCATCATCGACACCGCCGGCTATGAGGATGAAGATCCCCACAGCCTGCCTGGTCGCATGCGCATGCAGACCCAGGCCGCGGTCGAGAATTGCGACGTCGCCCTGTTCATGGTCGATGCCCGCGCCGGCATCACCCCGCTGGACGAGGAAATCGCCCGCTGGCTGCGCGAGGGCGATGCCCCGGTGATCCTGGTCGCCAACAAGGCCGAGGGCAAGGCGACCGAAGCCGGCGTCATGGAGGCCTTCATACTGGGCCTGGGCGAACCCATCCCCTTCTCCGCCGAACATGGCCAGGGCCTGGCCGACCTGTTCCAGGCGCTGCTGCCCTATCTCGAACGCGAGGATGGCGAGGAGCATGAGAAGGAATTTTACGAGGACGAGGAGAGCGCCCCGCTCAAGCTCGCCATCGTTGGCCGCCCCAATGCCGGCAAGTCGACCCTCATCAACCGACTGCTCGGCGAGAATCGCCTGCTGACCGGGCCGGAAGCCGGCATCACCCGCGACAGCATCGCCGTCGACTGGATGTGGACCAGCTATGAGGGCGAGGAACGCCCCGTTCGCCTGATCGACACCGCCGGCATGCGCAAGCGCGCCAAGGTGCAGGACAAGCTGGAAAAGCTCGCCGTGTCCGATGGCCTCAACGCCGTGAACTTCGCCGAAGTCGTGGTGCTGCTGCTCGATGCCACCCGCGGGCTGGAGGCGCAGGATCTGCGCATCGCCGACAAGGTGCTGGAGGAAGGCCGCGCCCTCATCGTCGCCCTCAACAAATGGGATACGGTGGAACATGGCTCGGCCCTGTATCAGGGCATCAAGCAGGCGCTGTTCGACGGCCTGGCGCAGGTCCGCGGCGTGCCGATCATGACCGTGTCGGCCGCCACCGGAAAGGGGCTCGATGACCTGATCAAGGTCGCGTTCGAAACCCGCACCGCCTGGTCGCAGCGTATTTCGACCGGCGTGCTCAACCGCTGGTTCGAAGCCGCGCTGGAGGCCAATCCGCCGCCGGCACCGGCCGGCAAGCGGATCAAGCTGCGCTACATCACGCAGAACAAGACGCGCCCGCCGACGTTCGTGCTGTTCGGCACGCGGCTTGACGAACTGCCCGAAAGCTATCGCCGCTATCTGGTGAACGGCATCCGCAAGGAACTGGGCTTCGGCGCCGTGCCGGTGCGCCTGACGCTGCGCAGCGCCAAGAACCCCTATGCCAAATGA
- the panB gene encoding 3-methyl-2-oxobutanoate hydroxymethyltransferase, with amino-acid sequence MSTTFTLDTATSRANPTPAPMKRLTVPQIQRRKFEGKTDEPLVMLTAYTARQAQLLDPHCDMLLVGDSLAQVIYGLPSTLPVTLDMMIAHGAAVVRGSYHSVVLVDMPFGSYEASPQQAFASASRVMAETGCAGVKLEGGEAMAETIRFLTQRGIPVMAHIGLTPQAVNALGGYGARGKSQEEHAKILGDAKAVAAAGAFGMVVEGVMEELADIITTSVDIPVIGIGASARCDGQVLVAEDMLGMFERTARFVKRYANLAETISQAAESYAAEVRNRSFPGDDQVYRPKK; translated from the coding sequence ATGTCCACGACCTTCACGCTCGACACCGCGACCAGCCGCGCCAATCCCACGCCCGCGCCGATGAAGCGGCTGACCGTGCCGCAGATCCAGCGCCGCAAGTTCGAGGGCAAGACCGACGAGCCGCTGGTGATGCTGACCGCCTATACCGCGCGCCAGGCGCAACTGCTCGATCCGCATTGCGACATGCTGCTGGTCGGCGATTCGCTGGCGCAGGTCATCTATGGCCTGCCCTCCACCCTGCCGGTCACGCTCGACATGATGATCGCCCATGGCGCCGCCGTGGTGCGCGGCAGCTATCACAGCGTCGTCCTGGTCGACATGCCCTTCGGCTCCTATGAGGCATCGCCGCAGCAGGCCTTTGCCAGTGCCAGCCGCGTCATGGCCGAAACCGGCTGCGCCGGCGTCAAGCTGGAAGGCGGCGAGGCGATGGCGGAGACGATCCGGTTCCTCACCCAGCGCGGTATCCCGGTGATGGCCCATATCGGCCTGACGCCGCAGGCGGTGAATGCGCTGGGCGGCTATGGCGCGCGCGGCAAGAGCCAGGAGGAACATGCCAAGATCCTGGGCGACGCCAAGGCCGTGGCCGCCGCAGGCGCCTTCGGCATGGTGGTCGAAGGGGTGATGGAGGAACTGGCCGACATCATCACCACCAGCGTCGACATACCCGTGATCGGCATCGGCGCATCGGCCCGTTGCGATGGCCAGGTGCTGGTGGCGGAGGACATGCTGGGCATGTTCGAACGCACCGCGCGCTTCGTGAAACGCTACGCCAACCTTGCCGAAACGATCAGCCAGGCGGCGGAAAGCTATGCCGCAGAGGTGCGCAATCGCAGCTTTCCGGGCGATGATCAGGTCTATCGGCCGAAAAAGTGA
- a CDS encoding acyltransferase family protein produces the protein MPDIVLANATRRSDAIAIARVICILGVVYVHAWTGRNGQDLELLRGSPQEGLRWVLMEIFGRSAVPLLGLISGWLVGGSARTRNWLDHVGRKARTILLPMLLWNAVAVLLVSGAAWLLGLSAPVPQSGGWIAEELFIINRNPDINVQMPFLRDLFLCMVAAPLLVRLPNWMLMAVALAALSCQIAGLGPPVLMRPSILFFFTIGILARREGWADRAAAVPMLAASLPFGLLMGAQLYVSLKGGAGLAPLTLASLDMAVRMAASLCFWRLAWALAESPARGLLMRVEPYAFFLFCAHLILIWLGGPLLGQLFGPLGSPLYPLYLIAQPFLVLAVVILIGNLMQRLSPTMAGLMSGGRLAAT, from the coding sequence TTGCCCGATATCGTCTTGGCCAATGCGACGCGCCGTTCCGACGCGATCGCGATTGCGCGTGTGATCTGCATTCTGGGTGTCGTCTATGTCCATGCCTGGACCGGACGGAATGGCCAGGATCTCGAATTGCTGCGTGGCTCCCCGCAGGAAGGGTTGCGCTGGGTGCTGATGGAGATTTTCGGCCGTAGCGCGGTGCCGCTGCTGGGCCTGATCTCCGGCTGGCTGGTCGGCGGGTCGGCGCGCACGCGCAACTGGCTCGATCATGTCGGGCGCAAGGCGCGGACGATCCTGCTGCCGATGCTGTTGTGGAATGCGGTGGCGGTCCTGCTCGTGTCGGGCGCGGCCTGGCTGCTGGGCCTGTCGGCGCCGGTGCCGCAGTCGGGCGGCTGGATCGCCGAGGAATTGTTCATCATCAACCGCAATCCGGACATCAATGTCCAGATGCCGTTCCTGCGCGACCTGTTCCTGTGCATGGTGGCCGCGCCCTTGCTGGTGCGGTTGCCCAACTGGATGCTGATGGCGGTCGCGCTGGCAGCGCTGTCATGTCAGATTGCGGGGCTCGGGCCGCCGGTACTGATGCGCCCGTCGATCCTCTTCTTCTTCACCATCGGCATATTGGCCCGGCGCGAGGGCTGGGCGGACCGGGCCGCGGCGGTGCCGATGCTGGCAGCTTCCTTGCCCTTTGGTCTGCTGATGGGCGCGCAGCTCTATGTCTCGCTCAAGGGCGGGGCGGGGCTGGCGCCGCTGACGCTGGCGAGCCTCGACATGGCGGTGCGCATGGCGGCGTCGCTCTGCTTCTGGCGGCTGGCCTGGGCACTGGCGGAAAGCCCGGCGCGCGGCCTGCTGATGCGGGTCGAGCCCTATGCCTTCTTCCTCTTCTGCGCCCATCTGATCCTGATCTGGCTGGGCGGGCCGCTACTGGGGCAATTGTTCGGTCCGCTCGGATCGCCGCTCTATCCGCTCTATCTGATCGCCCAGCCCTTCCTGGTGCTGGCGGTGGTGATCCTGATCGGCAACCTGATGCAGCGCCTGTCGCCAACCATGGCCGGGCTGATGAGTGGCGGCCGGCTGGCCGCCACCTGA
- a CDS encoding tetratricopeptide repeat protein — MALTPQNSEAFMREVDDAVRQDQLLTFWQRYGRALAVLLIVGLAAFGGWLYWQHYSKTQSEAVSEQMDKMLATAVGGGTPDAKDVDALAKASQPGYRASALLVKAGLAARKGDNKAAIEAYKAMAADSSLDQPYRDLALIRQTTIEFDALKPQQVVDRLKPLAVEGAPWFGSAGELVAIAYMKMRKPELAGPMFAAMAKDENVPQSIRSRARQMAGLLGIDAVETPAEPVQG; from the coding sequence GTGGCCCTGACGCCGCAAAACAGCGAAGCCTTCATGCGCGAGGTCGATGACGCCGTCCGCCAGGACCAGCTCCTGACCTTCTGGCAGCGTTATGGCCGCGCCCTGGCCGTCCTGCTGATCGTCGGCCTCGCCGCCTTTGGCGGCTGGCTCTATTGGCAGCATTACAGCAAGACCCAGTCGGAAGCCGTGTCCGAACAGATGGACAAGATGCTGGCGACTGCGGTCGGCGGCGGCACGCCCGATGCCAAGGATGTCGATGCGCTGGCCAAGGCCAGCCAGCCCGGCTATCGCGCCTCCGCCCTGCTGGTTAAGGCCGGCCTCGCCGCGCGCAAGGGCGACAACAAGGCCGCGATCGAAGCCTATAAGGCAATGGCGGCGGACAGCTCGCTCGACCAGCCCTATCGCGACCTGGCCCTGATCCGTCAGACCACGATCGAATTCGATGCGCTCAAGCCGCAGCAGGTGGTCGACCGCCTCAAGCCCCTCGCCGTCGAGGGTGCGCCCTGGTTCGGCAGCGCTGGCGAATTGGTTGCCATCGCCTATATGAAGATGCGCAAGCCCGAACTGGCCGGCCCGATGTTCGCGGCCATGGCCAAGGACGAGAATGTGCCCCAGTCGATCCGTTCACGTGCGCGACAGATGGCGGGGCTATTGGGAATTGATGCGGTCGAAACACCCGCCGAACCGGTACAGGGATAA